A window of the Pseudomonas sp. B21_DOA genome harbors these coding sequences:
- the thiC gene encoding phosphomethylpyrimidine synthase ThiC, translating into MTTKEKNAINLSDSAKVDEQSVKPFTRSQKVYVQGSRPDIRVPMREISLDVTPTDFGGEINAPVTVYDTSGPYTDPNVVIDVRKGLGDVRSAWIDDRGDTERLPGLSSNFGQQRLADAELTKLRFAHVNNPRRAKAGANVSQMHYARKGIITAEMEYVAIRENMKLQEARAAGLLKQQHAGHSFGASIPKEITPEFVREEIARGRAIIPANINHVELEPMIIGRNFLVKINGNIGNSALGSSIEEEVAKLTWGIRWGSDTVMDLSTGKHIHETREWIIRNSPVPIGTVPIYQALEKVNGVAEDLTWELFRDTLIEQAEQGVDYFTIHAGVLLRYVPLTAKRVTGIVSRGGSIMAKWCLAHHKENFLYTHFDEICEIMKAYDVSFSLGDGLRPGSIADANDEAQFGELETLGELTKIAWKHDVQCMIEGPGHVPMQLIKENMDKQLECCDEAPFYTLGPLTTDIAPGYDHITSGIGAAMIGWFGCAMLCYVTPKEHLGLPNKDDVKTGIITYKIAAHAADLAKGHPGAQIRDNALSKARFEFRWEDQFNLGLDPDTARSYHDETLPKDSAKVAHFCSMCGPKFCSMKITQEVREYAANQRIDAVDVDVAKGLAEQAERFRQEGSQLYKKV; encoded by the coding sequence ATGACAACAAAAGAAAAAAACGCGATCAACCTGAGTGACTCGGCCAAGGTCGACGAGCAATCGGTCAAGCCGTTCACCCGTTCGCAAAAAGTCTACGTTCAGGGCTCGCGCCCGGACATTCGCGTACCAATGCGCGAAATCAGCCTCGATGTAACCCCGACCGATTTCGGCGGCGAGATCAACGCGCCGGTTACCGTCTACGACACCTCCGGCCCGTACACCGATCCAAACGTGGTCATCGATGTGCGCAAAGGCCTCGGCGATGTGCGTTCGGCGTGGATCGATGACCGTGGCGACACCGAGCGCCTGCCGGGCCTGAGTTCGAACTTCGGCCAGCAGCGTCTGGCCGATGCCGAGCTGACCAAACTGCGTTTTGCCCACGTCAACAACCCGCGCCGGGCCAAGGCCGGGGCCAACGTCAGCCAGATGCACTACGCGCGCAAAGGCATCATCACCGCCGAGATGGAGTACGTCGCCATCCGCGAAAACATGAAACTGCAAGAGGCCCGCGCGGCCGGCCTGCTCAAGCAGCAACACGCCGGCCACAGCTTCGGCGCAAGCATTCCGAAAGAGATCACCCCGGAGTTCGTCCGCGAGGAAATCGCCCGTGGCCGCGCGATCATTCCCGCCAACATCAACCACGTCGAACTGGAACCGATGATCATCGGCCGTAACTTTCTCGTGAAGATCAACGGCAACATCGGCAACAGCGCGCTGGGCTCTTCGATCGAAGAAGAAGTGGCGAAACTGACCTGGGGCATTCGCTGGGGCTCGGACACGGTGATGGACCTGTCCACCGGCAAACACATTCACGAAACCCGCGAGTGGATCATCCGCAACTCGCCGGTGCCGATCGGTACCGTGCCGATCTATCAGGCGCTGGAGAAGGTTAACGGCGTCGCCGAAGACCTGACCTGGGAGCTGTTCCGCGACACCCTGATCGAGCAAGCCGAGCAGGGCGTCGACTACTTCACCATCCACGCCGGCGTGCTCCTGCGCTACGTGCCGCTGACCGCCAAACGCGTCACCGGCATCGTCTCCCGTGGTGGTTCGATCATGGCCAAGTGGTGCCTGGCGCACCACAAAGAGAACTTCCTCTACACCCACTTCGACGAAATCTGCGAAATCATGAAGGCCTACGACGTCAGCTTCTCGCTGGGTGATGGCCTGCGTCCGGGCTCGATTGCCGACGCCAATGACGAAGCGCAATTCGGCGAACTGGAAACCCTCGGCGAGCTGACCAAGATTGCCTGGAAGCACGACGTGCAATGCATGATCGAAGGCCCGGGCCACGTGCCGATGCAGTTGATCAAAGAGAACATGGACAAGCAGCTCGAATGCTGCGACGAGGCGCCGTTCTACACCCTCGGCCCGCTGACTACCGACATTGCGCCGGGCTATGACCACATCACTTCCGGTATCGGCGCGGCGATGATCGGCTGGTTCGGTTGCGCGATGCTCTGCTACGTGACGCCGAAGGAGCACTTGGGCCTGCCGAACAAGGATGACGTGAAAACCGGGATCATCACTTACAAGATCGCCGCGCACGCGGCGGACCTGGCCAAGGGACACCCGGGCGCGCAGATTCGTGATAACGCACTGAGCAAGGCGCGCTTCGAATTCCGCTGGGAAGACCAGTTCAACCTCGGCCTGGACCCGGACACCGCGCGCTCCTATCACGACGAAACCCTGCCGAAGGACTCGGCCAAGGTCGCGCATTTCTGCTCGATGTGCGGGCCGAAATTCTGCTCGATGAAGATCACCCAGGAAGTCCGCGAATATGCGGCCAACCAGCGCATCGACGCGGTCGACGTGGACGTCGCCAAAGGTCTGGCGGAACAGGCCGAGCGGTTCAGGCAGGAAGGCAGTCAGCTGTACAAGAAAGTCTGA
- a CDS encoding TolC family outer membrane protein: MLRKLSLAVAVSCASNTMAWAAEAPLSTKTDLVSVYQEAVDNNADLAAARAQYGAQKEVVPQARAGLLPNLSGGAEVADVRTSIDQPSAIANRSAHSYQATLAQPLFRADRWFQYQAAKDVNEQAALQLSATEQNLILQSAESYFNVLRSQDNLASTKAEEAAFKRQLDQSNERFDVGLSDKTDVLQSQASYDTARANRIVAQRQVDDAFQALITLTNRQYNSIQGIVHTLPILPPAPNDAKSWVDTAARQNLNLLASNYAVSSAEQTLKQRKAGHLPTLDAVAKYEKGDNDALGFANPNSFGAPYGGNVEQSTLGLQLNIPIYSGGLTSSQVRQSYAQLDQSEQQRESLRRQVVENTRNLHRAVNTDVEQVQARRQSIISNQSAVEATEIGYQVGTRNIVDVLDAQRQLYTSVRNYNNTRYDYILDNLRLKQAAGTLNPGDLEDLRRYLKADYNPDKDFLPPDLASAAEAQLKARP; the protein is encoded by the coding sequence ATGCTGCGCAAACTTTCATTGGCTGTTGCCGTGTCCTGTGCGTCCAACACAATGGCCTGGGCAGCGGAAGCACCCTTGTCGACCAAGACCGATCTGGTCAGCGTCTATCAAGAGGCGGTCGACAATAACGCCGACCTCGCGGCGGCCCGCGCCCAGTATGGCGCGCAGAAAGAAGTCGTACCCCAGGCCCGCGCCGGTCTGCTGCCGAACCTGTCCGGTGGCGCCGAAGTCGCCGACGTGCGCACCTCGATCGACCAACCCTCGGCCATCGCCAACCGCAGCGCGCATTCCTATCAGGCGACACTCGCACAGCCGCTGTTCCGCGCCGATCGCTGGTTCCAGTATCAAGCGGCGAAGGACGTCAACGAACAGGCCGCGCTGCAGCTCTCGGCCACCGAGCAGAACCTGATCTTGCAATCGGCTGAAAGCTACTTCAACGTGCTGCGCAGCCAGGACAATCTCGCCTCGACCAAGGCTGAAGAAGCGGCGTTCAAGCGTCAGCTCGACCAGTCCAACGAGCGTTTCGATGTCGGCCTCTCTGACAAGACCGACGTCCTGCAATCGCAAGCCAGTTACGACACCGCACGAGCCAACCGCATCGTCGCCCAGCGTCAGGTCGATGATGCGTTCCAGGCGTTGATCACCCTGACCAACCGTCAGTACAACTCGATTCAGGGCATCGTCCATACGCTGCCGATCCTGCCGCCAGCGCCCAACGATGCGAAATCCTGGGTCGACACGGCAGCGCGGCAGAACCTCAACCTGCTCGCCAGCAACTACGCGGTCAGCTCCGCCGAGCAGACACTCAAGCAGCGCAAGGCCGGCCACTTGCCGACCCTCGACGCGGTGGCGAAATACGAGAAAGGCGACAACGACGCCCTCGGCTTCGCCAACCCCAACTCGTTCGGCGCGCCCTACGGCGGCAACGTCGAGCAGAGCACCCTGGGCCTGCAACTGAACATCCCGATCTACAGCGGCGGCCTGACCAGTTCGCAAGTGCGCCAGTCCTATGCGCAACTGGATCAGAGCGAACAGCAGCGCGAATCGCTGCGCCGGCAGGTGGTGGAAAACACCCGCAATCTGCACCGCGCGGTAAACACCGACGTCGAGCAGGTGCAGGCGCGCCGCCAGTCGATCATCTCCAACCAGAGCGCCGTGGAAGCCACGGAAATCGGTTATCAGGTCGGCACACGCAACATCGTCGACGTGCTCGACGCGCAGCGCCAGCTGTACACCTCGGTGCGCAACTACAACAACACCCGCTACGACTACATCCTCGACAACCTGCGCCTGAAGCAAGCGGCAGGGACGCTGAACCCGGGTGATCTGGAAGATCTGCGGCGCTATCTGAAAGCCGATTACAACCCGGACAAGGATTTCCTGCCGCCGGATCTGGCGTCGGCGGCCGAGGCGCAACTCAAGGCCCGGCCTTAA
- a CDS encoding RsiV family protein yields MSLVKIASVAAIALTLGACASLFQPNYRTPLETTRDASEQLKPGCSNPDCPLVNIDTLRFPDEPALDGIIEKRLLQMTRTEKNAPVAPTLAAYREQFLASAGPRNSSYLQAKVREQHDGLVIIELSSYLDTGGAHGTPGRGFINYSRQQHKVLNLSDMLLPGQEEAFWKAAQVAHNSWLISTKLDQEAEFVANWPFVKTPHVALTYGGVILKYDVTTIAPYALGHVELKIPYPRLNGILKPELFPGRN; encoded by the coding sequence ATGTCGCTTGTCAAAATTGCCTCTGTGGCCGCTATTGCCCTGACTCTGGGCGCCTGTGCCAGCCTGTTCCAGCCCAACTATCGCACGCCGCTGGAAACCACCCGCGATGCTTCGGAGCAACTGAAACCCGGCTGCTCCAACCCCGATTGCCCGCTGGTGAACATCGACACCCTGCGCTTCCCGGATGAGCCGGCACTGGACGGCATCATCGAAAAACGTCTGCTGCAAATGACCCGCACCGAGAAGAACGCACCGGTCGCGCCAACTCTGGCCGCCTACCGCGAGCAGTTCCTCGCCAGCGCCGGCCCGCGCAACAGCAGCTATCTGCAAGCGAAAGTACGTGAGCAGCATGACGGACTGGTGATCATCGAGCTGTCGAGCTACCTCGACACTGGCGGCGCCCACGGCACTCCGGGTCGCGGCTTCATCAACTATTCGCGCCAGCAACACAAGGTGCTGAACCTGTCAGACATGTTGCTGCCGGGTCAGGAAGAGGCGTTCTGGAAAGCCGCGCAAGTGGCGCACAACAGTTGGCTGATCAGCACCAAGCTTGATCAGGAGGCGGAATTCGTCGCGAACTGGCCGTTCGTGAAAACCCCGCACGTGGCGCTGACCTACGGTGGCGTGATCCTCAAGTACGACGTGACCACCATCGCGCCCTATGCGCTGGGCCACGTCGAACTGAAGATTCCTTACCCGCGCCTGAACGGCATTCTCAAGCCTGAGCTGTTTCCCGGCCGTAACTGA